One segment of Haloplanus natans DSM 17983 DNA contains the following:
- a CDS encoding LUD domain-containing protein, which translates to MSAADTRRFESSLSDLGVSLTRTEADEFAATIDSLVTEPAVGVPFEAHDGLSLADTVVETPPTPRLLKAAEVGVTPVGKAVAEYGTLVVDSDPVGTEPVSLYPPTHVAVVRESDVLPDVEAATDYLDGRFAAGGSSVFATGVSSTGDMGALVEGVHGPKHVEVVLITDR; encoded by the coding sequence ATGAGTGCCGCTGACACACGACGATTCGAGTCGTCGCTCTCCGACCTGGGCGTGTCGCTGACGCGCACCGAGGCCGACGAGTTCGCCGCGACGATAGATTCACTCGTCACCGAACCGGCCGTCGGCGTCCCCTTCGAGGCGCACGACGGCCTCTCTCTCGCCGACACCGTCGTCGAGACGCCACCGACCCCTCGATTGCTGAAGGCGGCCGAGGTTGGCGTCACACCCGTCGGCAAGGCCGTCGCCGAGTACGGAACGCTCGTCGTGGATAGCGACCCGGTCGGGACCGAGCCAGTCAGCCTCTATCCACCGACACACGTCGCCGTCGTCCGCGAGAGCGACGTCCTCCCGGATGTCGAAGCGGCCACCGACTACCTCGACGGCCGCTTTGCCGCCGGCGGGTCGTCTGTCTTCGCCACGGGCGTGAGTTCGACCGGCGACATGGGCGCCCTCGTCGAGGGCGTCCACGGCCCGAAACACGTCGAAGTCGTCCTCATCACCGACCGATGA
- a CDS encoding M20 family metallo-hydrolase encodes MDIDAARLRDDVETNATFGAVDAEDGRGRTVLTGSAADRRAREYLLGRLEDAGLDVRVDAVGNVVGRWTPPGCDPEAAPVAFGSHLDSVPRGGIFDGPLGVYGALEGVRAMQGSDVSPARPVDVVCFTEEEGARFGVGTLGSSVATGHRGTADALALEDDDGVTLRERLEGIGFDGDDEVDASEWDAWMELHIEQGTRLTAAGASVGVVESITGITNCEVTVRGEADHAGSTPMYERADALTAASEFVLDLERAAEELATTSEAAVGTAGKGSIAPNARNIVPERVQYQLDIRDVDRGKMDRLVERCRTSLARIERTRGVGTSLTRYRDSPPSRMAERCLTAADDAATARGVESIRLYSAAMHDTANLADVTDAGLLFAPSVDGVSHSPREWTDWDDCATASGVLAEAVRALAST; translated from the coding sequence ATGGACATCGACGCAGCGCGACTCCGAGACGACGTGGAGACGAACGCGACGTTCGGCGCGGTGGACGCCGAGGACGGACGGGGCCGAACCGTTCTCACGGGGAGCGCCGCCGACAGACGCGCCCGCGAGTACTTGCTCGGGCGACTCGAAGACGCCGGCCTCGACGTTCGTGTGGACGCCGTCGGCAACGTCGTCGGGCGGTGGACGCCGCCTGGGTGTGACCCCGAGGCCGCCCCCGTCGCCTTCGGGAGCCACCTCGACTCCGTCCCGCGCGGTGGCATCTTCGACGGGCCACTCGGGGTCTACGGCGCACTGGAGGGCGTCCGCGCGATGCAAGGGAGCGACGTCTCCCCCGCCCGCCCCGTCGATGTCGTCTGTTTCACCGAAGAGGAGGGGGCCCGATTCGGCGTCGGAACCCTCGGGTCCTCGGTGGCGACGGGCCACCGCGGGACGGCGGACGCACTCGCCCTCGAAGACGACGACGGCGTCACCCTGCGTGAACGCCTCGAAGGGATCGGGTTCGACGGCGACGACGAGGTTGACGCCAGCGAGTGGGACGCGTGGATGGAACTGCACATCGAACAGGGGACGCGACTGACGGCCGCCGGCGCGAGCGTCGGCGTCGTCGAGTCGATCACCGGCATCACGAACTGCGAGGTGACGGTGAGGGGCGAGGCGGACCACGCCGGATCGACGCCGATGTACGAACGCGCGGACGCACTGACGGCCGCCTCGGAGTTCGTCCTCGACCTCGAACGCGCGGCGGAGGAACTCGCGACGACGAGCGAGGCAGCCGTCGGCACCGCCGGCAAGGGATCGATAGCGCCGAACGCGCGAAACATCGTTCCCGAGAGAGTGCAGTACCAACTCGACATCCGTGACGTCGACCGGGGGAAAATGGACCGACTCGTCGAGCGCTGTCGGACGAGTCTCGCACGCATCGAGCGAACTCGGGGCGTCGGAACGTCGCTCACGCGGTACCGGGACAGCCCGCCGAGTCGGATGGCAGAGCGGTGTCTCACGGCCGCGGACGACGCGGCGACGGCGCGGGGCGTCGAGTCGATTCGCCTGTACTCGGCGGCGATGCACGACACGGCGAATCTCGCGGACGTGACCGACGCCGGCCTCCTGTTTGCACCCTCGGTCGACGGGGTCTCACACTCGCCGCGGGAGTGGACCGACTGGGACGACTGCGCGACGGCGAGCGGCGTCCTCGCGGAGGCCGTTCGGGCCCTCGCGTCGACCTGA
- a CDS encoding RidA family protein, producing MTRYAINPPRLKDARGIGYNHAIVDGGTFYMAGQVAMDEHSNVVGDDIETQARKAYENVGILLGTIGKTYADIAKVTTHIVDPKEHYYDGYKEVYWETFEEPYPCHTVLGHEQLANEDYLVEIEVEVPLTDADVDGIEPDGDVIREV from the coding sequence GTGACCCGGTACGCAATCAACCCCCCTCGACTCAAGGACGCCCGCGGAATCGGCTACAACCACGCGATAGTCGACGGCGGAACGTTCTACATGGCCGGACAGGTGGCGATGGACGAACACTCGAACGTCGTCGGCGACGACATCGAGACACAGGCCCGGAAGGCCTACGAGAACGTCGGCATCTTGCTGGGGACCATCGGCAAGACGTACGCCGACATCGCCAAGGTGACCACCCACATTGTCGACCCGAAGGAACACTACTACGACGGCTACAAGGAGGTCTACTGGGAGACGTTCGAGGAACCCTACCCCTGCCACACGGTTCTCGGACACGAGCAGTTGGCCAACGAGGATTACCTCGTCGAAATCGAAGTCGAGGTGCCACTGACGGACGCGGACGTCGACGGCATCGAACCGGACGGCGACGTGATCCGCGAGGTCTGA
- a CDS encoding pyridoxal phosphate-dependent aminotransferase, with the protein MTKGPELSGLVTRMPRSGIREVFDAAQAYDDLADLSIGEPDFATPAPVATAVSEAVGTGVSSYTETVGRADLRESIATKLADANDIDAAAESEVIVTPGAMGALFAAVHVLCDPGEEVLVPEPYWPNYHGHVASADARLVALPTDGTFVPAPESVTAAVTEDTTAILLNTPGNPTGAVVPPDRLRALGEVAAEHDLWILADETYEDLVYDGATHHSLASDGERFAHTVTVHSFSKSYAMTGWRIGYASAPAHVVDAMRVLQEHTVSSVAEPAQVAAAAALDNRDIVTDIHRAFADRRELILGRLAEMDGIDPGTPQGAFYVFADVSDIADDSRAFVERLMADAGVAAVPGSVFGDAGEGHVRFSYATDAATIETAMNRLEGLLEAV; encoded by the coding sequence ATGACGAAGGGACCCGAACTCTCGGGACTCGTGACGCGAATGCCGCGGTCGGGAATTCGAGAGGTGTTCGACGCGGCACAGGCGTACGACGACCTCGCGGATCTGAGCATCGGCGAACCCGACTTCGCCACGCCCGCCCCCGTAGCGACTGCCGTCTCCGAGGCCGTCGGGACGGGCGTAAGCAGTTACACCGAGACGGTCGGCCGCGCCGACCTCCGGGAGTCGATCGCGACGAAACTCGCCGACGCGAACGACATCGACGCGGCAGCCGAATCGGAGGTGATCGTCACGCCCGGCGCGATGGGCGCGCTCTTCGCCGCGGTGCACGTCCTCTGTGATCCCGGCGAGGAGGTCCTCGTCCCGGAACCGTACTGGCCGAACTACCACGGGCACGTCGCCAGCGCGGACGCCCGGTTGGTCGCCCTGCCGACGGACGGGACGTTCGTCCCGGCCCCCGAGAGCGTCACGGCGGCGGTGACCGAAGACACGACGGCCATCCTCCTGAACACGCCGGGGAATCCGACGGGGGCGGTCGTCCCACCGGACCGACTGCGGGCCCTCGGCGAGGTGGCGGCCGAACACGACCTGTGGATACTCGCGGACGAGACGTACGAAGACCTGGTGTACGACGGTGCGACCCACCACTCGCTTGCGAGCGACGGGGAGCGGTTCGCACACACGGTGACGGTTCACAGTTTCTCGAAGTCCTACGCGATGACGGGGTGGCGAATCGGCTACGCGAGCGCGCCGGCCCACGTCGTCGACGCGATGCGCGTCCTGCAGGAACACACGGTGTCGTCCGTGGCCGAACCCGCGCAGGTTGCCGCGGCCGCCGCACTCGACAATCGGGACATCGTGACCGACATCCACCGCGCGTTCGCCGACCGCCGGGAGTTGATACTCGGGCGACTCGCGGAGATGGACGGCATCGACCCTGGGACGCCACAGGGCGCGTTCTACGTGTTCGCCGACGTCTCGGATATCGCCGACGACAGTCGGGCGTTCGTCGAACGACTCATGGCCGACGCGGGTGTCGCCGCCGTCCCTGGATCGGTGTTCGGTGACGCCGGCGAGGGCCACGTTCGGTTCTCGTATGCGACCGACGCCGCGACCATCGAGACCGCGATGAACCGACTCGAAGGATTGCTCGAAGCGGTCTGA
- a CDS encoding C-terminal binding protein: MGLRVVMLDPDWFGDVEAERDHFERLLGDGVVVEAIDCTDAEIPERVGEADFLLSHYTNVSAESMDATGCSVVSRYATGTDGIDIDAATERGVRVTRVPTYCNDEVGMHALSLALTFVRGLPTYDASTADGRWAWGDAAPLQPVSDLTFGLLAFGNKGRSTGEKARALGFDVCAYDPYVADDDIEAEGVRPVDFETLLAEADVLSIHTPLTDETADMIDADALDALDDDAIVVNTARGRVLDEDALLDALDEGRLRGAGLDVLRTEPPGDDDPLLGRDDVVVTPHAAWYSTRTARELRRLGTEIAVAAYEKRETDGLVNPGVIRD; the protein is encoded by the coding sequence ATGGGACTACGTGTCGTCATGCTCGATCCGGACTGGTTCGGCGACGTCGAGGCGGAACGTGACCACTTCGAACGACTCCTCGGCGACGGCGTCGTCGTCGAGGCGATAGACTGCACCGACGCCGAGATACCGGAACGGGTCGGCGAGGCGGATTTCCTGCTCTCGCACTACACGAACGTGTCGGCCGAGAGTATGGACGCGACGGGGTGTTCGGTCGTCTCGCGGTACGCGACGGGCACCGATGGCATCGACATCGACGCCGCGACGGAACGCGGCGTCCGGGTGACCCGAGTGCCGACCTACTGCAACGACGAGGTGGGGATGCACGCACTGTCGCTCGCGCTGACGTTCGTCCGTGGGCTTCCGACGTACGACGCCTCGACGGCGGACGGGCGATGGGCGTGGGGAGACGCCGCCCCCCTCCAACCGGTGTCGGACCTCACGTTCGGCCTGCTGGCGTTCGGGAACAAGGGTCGCTCTACCGGCGAGAAAGCGCGCGCGCTGGGATTCGACGTGTGCGCGTACGACCCGTACGTGGCCGACGACGACATCGAAGCCGAGGGAGTACGACCCGTGGACTTCGAGACGTTGCTCGCGGAGGCCGACGTGCTCTCGATTCACACGCCGCTGACCGACGAGACGGCGGACATGATCGACGCCGACGCACTCGACGCACTCGACGACGACGCCATCGTCGTCAACACCGCTCGCGGCCGCGTGCTGGACGAAGACGCCCTTCTAGACGCACTCGACGAGGGGCGACTCCGCGGAGCGGGCCTCGACGTCCTCCGGACGGAACCGCCGGGCGACGACGACCCGCTTCTCGGCCGGGACGACGTCGTCGTGACGCCGCACGCGGCGTGGTACTCGACGCGAACCGCTCGGGAACTCCGCCGCCTCGGGACGGAGATCGCCGTCGCCGCCTACGAAAAACGGGAGACGGACGGCCTCGTCAATCCGGGCGTGATCCGGGACTAA
- a CDS encoding ABC transporter ATP-binding protein gives MATHQFDETVTDSSDSVVRIDGVTKEYGSLCAVDDVTIPINDGEFITILGPSGAGKTTLLHMIAGFEKPTTGEIYINEQPVSDEPPYERDIGLVFQSHALFPHMTVKENIAFPLKMRRESVENIDRKVEDVLELVRLPVDYADKPVDALSGGQQQRVAFARAIVYEPTLLLLDEPLSSLDKKLREEMRAELARIHEETELTIVHVTHNQTEALSMADRIAVIRDGGLEQLDPVQDLYASPETAFVADFIGNTTLLYGTVTDRTDDTATVAVGDGTMRVSAAAVEGHSDVVVAIRAEQVELDAECDNTYDATVDQVSFEGDRTQYHVSIPEFEPTLRIVDRSSDTQVIHQRGDPVTVGWDIGDALLYPDE, from the coding sequence ATGGCGACCCACCAATTCGACGAAACCGTGACCGATTCATCCGACTCCGTCGTTCGTATCGACGGCGTGACGAAGGAGTACGGTTCGCTCTGTGCCGTCGACGACGTGACGATTCCGATAAACGACGGCGAGTTCATCACGATACTCGGACCGAGTGGTGCCGGCAAGACGACGCTCCTGCACATGATTGCCGGCTTCGAGAAGCCGACGACGGGCGAGATTTATATCAACGAGCAGCCGGTCTCCGACGAACCGCCGTACGAACGGGACATCGGCCTCGTCTTCCAGAGCCACGCGCTGTTCCCCCACATGACCGTCAAGGAGAACATCGCGTTCCCCCTGAAGATGCGGCGCGAGAGCGTCGAGAACATCGACCGGAAGGTCGAAGACGTGCTCGAACTCGTCCGCTTGCCCGTCGACTACGCCGACAAACCGGTCGACGCTCTCTCGGGCGGCCAACAGCAACGGGTCGCGTTCGCCCGCGCCATCGTCTACGAGCCCACGTTGTTGTTGCTCGACGAACCCCTGAGTTCGCTCGACAAGAAACTCCGCGAGGAGATGCGAGCGGAGCTGGCCCGCATCCACGAGGAGACCGAACTCACCATCGTCCACGTCACGCACAACCAGACGGAGGCGCTCTCGATGGCCGACCGAATCGCCGTCATCCGCGACGGCGGCCTCGAACAACTCGACCCCGTACAGGACCTGTATGCGTCCCCCGAAACGGCGTTCGTCGCCGACTTCATCGGGAACACCACGCTCCTCTACGGTACCGTGACGGACCGAACCGACGACACCGCCACCGTCGCCGTGGGCGACGGGACGATGCGGGTTTCCGCCGCCGCCGTCGAGGGGCACTCCGACGTCGTCGTCGCGATTCGCGCAGAACAGGTCGAACTCGACGCCGAGTGTGACAACACCTACGACGCGACGGTCGACCAGGTGTCCTTCGAGGGCGACCGGACGCAGTATCACGTCTCCATTCCCGAGTTCGAGCCAACGCTCCGCATCGTCGACCGGAGTTCCGACACGCAGGTCATCCACCAACGGGGTGACCCCGTCACCGTCGGGTGGGACATCGGTGACGCCTTGCTCTACCCCGACGAGTGA
- a CDS encoding helix-turn-helix domain-containing protein, whose product MYEATLRIDHTSPYADVTMNQDVRVEMWCNQYCDLVYVSGTDIEAPVETFRDTIGIQEIVYKDEEAILITGSCLLDFRDDLLEGYLQPHQCLSLPPLTYRNGALFARVLALTEEQLSQVYHDISDDHRVTVEAKREISSITPDIPILMLDSALPSLSDGQKRALSLAVEEGYYEIPREATTGDIAAEMDVSRRTFEEHLRRAENKIIKNLLRYFLT is encoded by the coding sequence ATGTACGAGGCAACGCTTCGTATCGACCACACGAGTCCGTACGCGGACGTGACGATGAACCAGGACGTACGCGTCGAGATGTGGTGCAATCAGTACTGTGACCTCGTCTACGTGAGTGGGACCGACATCGAGGCACCGGTCGAGACGTTCCGTGACACCATCGGCATTCAGGAGATCGTCTACAAGGACGAAGAGGCGATTCTCATCACCGGTTCGTGTCTCCTCGATTTCCGTGACGACCTCCTCGAAGGCTATCTCCAACCGCACCAGTGTCTCTCGCTCCCACCGCTGACGTATCGAAACGGAGCGCTCTTCGCACGCGTCCTCGCGCTCACCGAAGAGCAACTCTCCCAGGTCTATCACGACATCAGCGACGACCACCGCGTCACCGTCGAGGCCAAACGCGAAATCAGTTCCATCACGCCCGACATTCCGATTCTCATGCTCGATTCCGCGCTGCCGAGTCTCTCGGACGGACAGAAACGCGCCCTCTCGTTGGCCGTCGAGGAGGGATATTACGAGATTCCACGAGAGGCGACCACCGGCGACATCGCGGCGGAGATGGACGTCTCCCGGCGGACGTTCGAGGAACATCTCCGACGGGCGGAAAACAAGATTATCAAGAACCTCCTGCGTTACTTCCTCACGTGA
- the hutU gene encoding urocanate hydratase: MFHHPRDDTPSERWQALDGAPEGTELNAKGWRQEAAYRLLNNNLDPEVGEDPESLVVYGGTGRAARSWDAYDALTDELLELEDDETLLVQSGKPVGRFKTHERSPRVLIANSNLVGKWDDWDHFHELEAEGLMMYGQMTAGSWAYIGTQGIIQGTYETLAECANQHFEGTLEGRVVVTTGLGGMGGAQPLAVTMNRGVCITAEVDEARIDRRLETGYCQEKTDDVGEAIRKAREAAEAGEPYSVGVHMNAAEFYEALLEREFVPDVVTDQTSAHDALEGYIPSGYTMAEAEELRESDPDAYLEASLETMERVVDGILELQERGAIAFEYGNNIRGQVKEYRDPDAPWALTGTPGDERDPFDFPGFVPAYIRPMFCRGQGPFRWLALSGDEADIHRTDEAIKELFPEKDRLVRWIELAQKQVEFQGLPARVCWLGYETNEEGITERAQFALRINELVRDGEISAPIVVTRDHLDAGSVASPNRETEAMRDGSDAVADWPILNALLNCAAGADIVSVHDGGGVGIGNSLHTNNHVVLDGTAQAAETAKRVFTTDPGMGVVRHADAGYEAAIEEAARSNVHIPMREE, translated from the coding sequence ATGTTTCACCATCCACGTGACGACACCCCGAGTGAGCGCTGGCAGGCCCTCGACGGCGCACCGGAAGGGACGGAACTGAACGCGAAGGGATGGCGGCAGGAAGCCGCATACAGACTGCTGAACAACAACCTCGACCCGGAGGTCGGGGAGGACCCGGAGAGTCTCGTCGTCTACGGCGGTACGGGTCGTGCGGCGCGCAGTTGGGACGCCTACGACGCCCTCACGGACGAACTCCTCGAGTTGGAGGACGACGAGACCCTCCTCGTCCAGAGTGGGAAGCCGGTCGGCCGGTTCAAAACGCACGAGCGGTCGCCGCGCGTCCTCATCGCCAACTCGAACCTCGTCGGCAAGTGGGACGACTGGGACCACTTCCACGAACTCGAAGCGGAGGGGTTGATGATGTACGGGCAGATGACCGCCGGGTCGTGGGCCTACATCGGCACGCAGGGCATCATTCAGGGAACCTACGAGACGCTGGCGGAGTGTGCGAACCAGCATTTTGAGGGCACCCTCGAGGGGCGGGTCGTCGTCACGACGGGGCTCGGCGGGATGGGCGGCGCACAACCGCTCGCGGTGACGATGAATCGCGGCGTCTGCATCACCGCCGAAGTCGACGAGGCCCGAATCGACAGACGCCTCGAAACCGGCTACTGTCAGGAGAAGACCGACGACGTCGGCGAGGCGATTCGGAAAGCGAGGGAAGCCGCCGAAGCCGGCGAACCGTACAGCGTCGGCGTCCACATGAACGCCGCGGAGTTCTACGAGGCGCTCCTCGAACGCGAGTTCGTCCCCGACGTGGTGACGGACCAGACGTCCGCACACGACGCCCTCGAAGGCTACATCCCGAGCGGATACACGATGGCGGAAGCCGAGGAACTCCGGGAGTCGGACCCCGATGCCTACCTCGAAGCGAGCCTCGAAACGATGGAGCGAGTCGTTGACGGCATCCTCGAACTGCAAGAGCGCGGCGCGATCGCCTTCGAGTACGGCAACAACATCCGGGGACAGGTCAAAGAGTACCGCGATCCGGACGCCCCGTGGGCGCTCACTGGCACGCCGGGGGACGAACGCGACCCCTTCGATTTTCCGGGGTTCGTCCCCGCGTACATCCGGCCCATGTTCTGTCGTGGGCAGGGGCCGTTCCGCTGGCTCGCACTGTCCGGCGACGAGGCCGACATCCACCGAACGGACGAGGCGATCAAGGAACTGTTCCCGGAGAAAGACCGGCTGGTCCGCTGGATAGAACTCGCTCAAAAGCAGGTCGAATTCCAGGGCCTCCCCGCTCGGGTCTGTTGGCTCGGTTACGAAACCAACGAGGAAGGGATCACGGAACGCGCGCAGTTCGCCCTCCGCATCAACGAACTCGTGCGTGACGGCGAGATTTCGGCACCCATCGTCGTGACCCGCGACCACCTCGACGCCGGGTCCGTCGCCTCGCCCAACCGCGAGACCGAGGCGATGCGCGACGGGTCCGACGCCGTTGCCGACTGGCCCATCCTGAACGCGCTCTTGAACTGTGCGGCCGGAGCCGACATCGTCAGCGTCCACGACGGGGGCGGCGTCGGCATCGGCAACTCCCTGCACACGAACAACCACGTCGTCCTCGACGGGACGGCCCAGGCCGCCGAGACCGCAAAACGCGTCTTCACGACGGACCCTGGAATGGGCGTCGTCCGCCACGCCGACGCCGGATACGAGGCCGCCATCGAGGAAGCGGCGCGTTCGAACGTCCACATCCCCATGCGTGAAGAATGA
- the hutI gene encoding imidazolonepropionase: protein MTKTTVVHGARQLVRVDESGVDTVEDGAVAIEDGTVVAVGSTAEVTREYPAETAETAVDATGKTVLPGYVDPHTHAVFAGERVDEFAAKLAGKSYQTIQAEGGGIFSTVRAVREASLAELTDTLLDHLDVMLAHGTTTAEVKSGYGLSVESERRLLEAVARADERHPLDLVPTFLGAHAVPEGTDPDEYVDEVVHEQIPAVADADLAVFCDVFCDEGAFTREQSRRVLEAGLEYGLAPKIHAEEFERLGGAQLAADLGAVSADHLLRATAEDAAAMAAADVTPVLLPGTAFTLGTAYADPAPFGTAGSRVALATDFNPNCYSQSMEFAMALACNGMRMTPAAALRGATHHAAAALALDDGTGTLRKGAPGDVVVADAPRFEYVPYNAGVRTTETVLKGGEVVHRA from the coding sequence ATGACGAAAACGACCGTCGTTCACGGCGCACGGCAACTCGTCCGGGTAGACGAATCCGGCGTCGACACCGTCGAAGACGGGGCCGTCGCCATCGAGGACGGCACCGTCGTCGCCGTCGGATCGACGGCGGAGGTGACGCGGGAGTACCCCGCCGAGACGGCCGAGACGGCCGTCGACGCGACGGGGAAGACCGTGCTTCCGGGCTACGTCGACCCACACACCCACGCCGTCTTCGCGGGCGAACGCGTCGACGAGTTCGCCGCGAAGCTCGCGGGCAAGAGCTATCAGACGATTCAGGCCGAAGGCGGCGGCATCTTCTCGACGGTTCGGGCGGTTCGGGAGGCGTCACTCGCGGAACTCACCGACACCCTTCTGGACCACCTCGACGTGATGCTGGCGCACGGCACGACGACGGCGGAGGTGAAATCGGGGTACGGCCTCTCCGTCGAGTCGGAGCGTCGGCTGCTCGAAGCCGTCGCCCGAGCGGACGAACGCCACCCCCTCGACCTGGTGCCGACGTTTCTGGGGGCCCACGCCGTCCCCGAGGGGACCGACCCCGACGAGTACGTCGACGAGGTCGTCCACGAACAGATACCCGCCGTCGCCGACGCCGACCTCGCCGTCTTCTGTGACGTCTTCTGCGACGAGGGGGCGTTCACGCGCGAACAGTCCCGTCGCGTCCTCGAAGCGGGACTCGAGTACGGCCTCGCGCCGAAGATTCACGCCGAGGAGTTCGAACGCCTGGGCGGCGCGCAACTGGCCGCGGACCTCGGCGCGGTGAGCGCCGACCACCTCCTGCGGGCGACGGCCGAAGACGCGGCGGCGATGGCAGCGGCCGACGTGACGCCCGTGTTGCTCCCGGGAACGGCGTTCACCCTCGGGACGGCCTACGCGGACCCGGCCCCATTCGGGACGGCCGGCAGTCGGGTCGCACTCGCGACTGATTTCAACCCCAACTGCTACTCACAGAGCATGGAGTTCGCAATGGCGCTCGCGTGCAACGGGATGCGGATGACGCCGGCAGCGGCGCTCCGTGGGGCGACCCACCACGCCGCCGCCGCACTGGCGCTCGACGACGGGACGGGGACGCTCCGGAAGGGCGCTCCCGGCGACGTCGTCGTCGCGGACGCCCCGCGATTCGAGTACGTCCCGTACAACGCGGGCGTGCGAACGACCGAAACCGTCCTCAAGGGGGGGGAGGTGGTTCACCGTGCGTGA
- the hutH gene encoding histidine ammonia-lyase, whose amino-acid sequence MRDVAVDGETLSVEDVEAVARGGASVTVPEDAREAVRESRRRIEDILETDEPVYGVNTGFGELVQERIPRDQIEAIQRNLIRSHAAGAGESLPEDVVRAMMTTRLNALVKGYSGVRERVVDLLVGMLNEGVHPLVRSKGSLGASGDLAPLAHMTLVLVGEGEALVDGERLDGAVALERAGLEPLDLRAKEGLALINGTQLTVSLAALAVLDAERAFRAADVAGAMTTEVAKSTTASSHPRINDVRPHRGHREAAENVLALTEHSEIVQSHRNCDRVQDAYSIRCLPQVHGAVRDAVRHLRDVVSVELNSATDNPLVFDADHIDPRASGTDESAVVSGGNFHGEPLALPLDYVTSAMTELAAISERRLDRLLNPNVQEDHLPPFLTADAGLQSGYMIAQYVAADLVSTNRSEGRPSMDSAVVSGNQEDHVSMSAQSALRASDAVERTTRVVASELVCAVQALDFVESYTPGVGTKAAYECVREEVPHLDADRPIHVDIDAATELITSDRLLDAVEDALDEPLQ is encoded by the coding sequence GTGCGTGACGTCGCCGTCGACGGCGAGACGCTGTCCGTCGAGGACGTCGAGGCCGTCGCCCGAGGGGGTGCGTCCGTGACCGTCCCGGAAGACGCCCGCGAGGCGGTCCGCGAGTCGCGCCGGCGAATCGAAGACATCCTCGAAACCGACGAACCCGTCTACGGCGTCAACACGGGCTTCGGCGAACTCGTCCAGGAACGCATTCCCAGGGATCAGATCGAGGCGATTCAGCGGAACCTCATCCGCAGTCACGCGGCGGGAGCGGGCGAGTCCCTCCCCGAGGACGTCGTCCGCGCGATGATGACGACGCGCCTCAACGCCCTCGTGAAGGGGTACTCGGGCGTACGGGAACGCGTCGTCGACTTGCTCGTCGGGATGCTCAACGAGGGCGTCCACCCGCTCGTGCGGTCGAAAGGGAGTCTCGGCGCGAGCGGTGATCTGGCACCGCTCGCACACATGACGCTCGTCCTCGTCGGCGAGGGGGAGGCCCTCGTCGACGGCGAGCGACTGGACGGGGCGGTGGCCCTCGAACGGGCGGGACTCGAACCCCTCGACCTCCGCGCCAAGGAGGGACTGGCGCTCATCAACGGCACGCAACTCACCGTCAGTCTCGCCGCACTCGCGGTGCTCGACGCCGAACGCGCCTTCCGCGCCGCGGACGTCGCGGGCGCGATGACGACCGAGGTGGCGAAGAGTACGACCGCGTCGTCGCACCCGCGCATCAACGACGTGCGCCCCCACCGAGGGCACCGTGAAGCGGCCGAGAACGTGTTGGCTCTCACCGAACACTCCGAAATCGTCCAGTCACACCGAAACTGTGACCGAGTGCAGGACGCCTACTCGATTCGCTGTCTCCCGCAGGTCCACGGGGCCGTCCGCGACGCGGTTCGTCACCTGCGGGACGTCGTCTCGGTGGAGTTGAACAGTGCGACCGACAATCCCCTCGTCTTCGACGCGGACCACATCGACCCGCGGGCCAGCGGGACCGACGAATCGGCGGTCGTGTCCGGTGGCAACTTTCACGGCGAACCGCTGGCGCTCCCCCTCGATTACGTGACGAGTGCGATGACCGAACTCGCGGCGATTAGCGAACGCCGTCTCGACCGTCTCCTCAATCCGAACGTGCAGGAAGACCATCTGCCGCCGTTTCTCACCGCCGACGCCGGCCTCCAGTCCGGCTACATGATCGCACAGTACGTCGCGGCGGACCTCGTGAGTACGAACCGTTCGGAGGGCCGGCCGTCGATGGACAGCGCGGTCGTGAGCGGCAACCAGGAGGACCATGTGAGCATGAGCGCACAGAGCGCGCTGCGCGCCAGTGACGCCGTCGAACGGACGACGCGCGTCGTCGCGTCCGAACTCGTGTGTGCGGTCCAGGCGCTCGATTTCGTGGAGTCGTACACCCCCGGTGTCGGCACGAAGGCGGCGTACGAGTGCGTCCGCGAGGAGGTCCCGCATCTCGATGCGGACCGACCGATCCACGTCGACATCGACGCTGCCACCGAACTGATCACGTCCGACCGCCTGTTGGACGCCGTCGAAGACGCCCTCGACGAACCGCTTCAATAG